The Pseudomonas cucumis sequence GTCGGCACGGGCGCCAAAGCAACGGGGCTTGCAATGAGGAGGAGTCCATATACGGACGATCAGTAAAGGTCGCTTTCGGCAAAAAGCAATTATCGAGGTGTGTCGATAAAGACCAGGGTGACCTAAGCCGAATTTAGACAGGCCTATGAGAGGTATGGCATTAGGAAATTTTTCATAAACCCCCATTTTACAGTCAAACTTATCTTATGCTGCCCACAAATTTAAGATAGCATCGCTGATTAGAATCATCATAGAAAGCCATTTGAAACTTTTTGATCATGGAGTTTAAGCATGCAGGAGCCGCTGATTTCAGCCATAAGAATTCAAGGCCTTTTTGGGATGTACACGTACAACTTGCCAGAAGAAGGCACATTATCTAACGCGGCGATTTTATATGGTGATAATGGGTTCGGAAAAAGTACAATTCTGAGACTGGCATTTCATTTGTTGTCTGCCGCAACAAATAGAGGTCACAGAAATGCTTTGTTCGATACTTATTTTCACTCGCTAGAGGTGGATTTATCGAACGGCATTCTACTTGGGGTTACTAGGCACTTGGCGGCCGATCACGAGGAGCAAGGCAAAGCAAAAAAACTCTCTCTATATATAAAGAAAAATGAGGAGTTTATTGCTCTATGGGATTGGGTTCCGAAGTCCGCAAACAATGAAGGTGCATACCACTTTTATTTCGATGATGACGGAAAACAAATTTTAAAATTCAGCAAAGAAGAACCTTCACTTCCAATTGATACTGAAAAGTATGGTGAAGAAGTTTATATCCAGGCGCTGGAAGCATTAACGCCGACGACTTTCATTCTAAATGCTGACCGTAGGCTCGACAGCGACTCTGTTTCAGATCCAAGTGATGAGATGGAGCTTCGTCGTGTAATGCGATACGAGGAGCCTAAGCGCATCAATGACTTGGTAGTAAGATCTCGCGAAATAGCATTGTCTCAAGCGATAAATTCTGCGGCTCGATGGATCTCAAGAAAGGCTGTACATAGTGCAAATCGGGGATCTGAAAATGTACACCAAGCTTACTCCCAAGTATTGAAGCATCTTGTTTCTTCCAAGAAAGCCGTCGGAGAACCCACAGATGTTAATGAACTGCAAAAACAGCTGTCAAACATAGAAATAAAAACTGCGGAGCTCGCAAAGTACGAGTTGGCTACACCGCTCAACATGGTTGAGTTCAAAAAATCTCTTAGCACAAAATCTAAACCTAAGAGCACTCTAGCGGCTGGACTTTTGAAACCATATATTGACAGTCTAAATGGTCGACTAGCAGCCCTTGATTTGATATATGAGCTGGTAGATAAATTTGTTGAAATGGTCAATGATTTTCTGTCAGATAAGAAGATTTCATACAAGGTAAGTCAAGGGTTTAGCGTCCAGAATGCGAAGGGTTTCCCCTTAGATTGGGGCAATTTATCGTCAGGAGAACAGCAATTGTTGCTTCTCTTTTGCTACGTGCTTACCGGCAGAGACAAACCATGCGTGTTTATTATTGATGAGCCGGAAATCTCGCTAAATGTTAAATGGCAGAGACAGCTAATAAGATCACTTTTAGAGATAACAAAAGGCTCAGAAGTTCAGTTCATTTTCGCTTCTCACTCTATGGAATTGCTGGCTCAACATAGACAAAGAGTTGTTCGCTTGGTAAATAAAAATGGTTGAATTCCCCCGTCGTAGCATTGAGGAGCTGCAGGCTCGATACACCTTCGAACCCGAACTTGATGATATTTATGTAGAAGGCGTATTTGATCAAGAGATTTTTATTGAATGCTTGAAAGGTACTGGTCGAAGTGATCGAGTCGTATACGCAATTGATACTGTAGACGTTAGCGCTGAAACTCTGGAGAAGTATGGGCTTACATCTGGAAATAAACAGCGCGTCATAGCTCTCGCCAGGGAGCTTTCTACTTTAAATGGAGACTTGAAGTATAGATGCGTAGTGGATCGCGACTTAGATCAATGGTTTGGCCGTCTCGAAATTACGCCACGCTTGTCCTGGCTGGATTGTTGCTCAATTGAATTATACTTTTTTGGGAGCATTGAGAGGATCGTAGTTGTTGCAGGTCGCGCCAAGATAGTAAATTTTAATGATTTTCATGCCTCATTTGTAAGCGTCCTGAAAAAATTATATTCATATCGGTTAGCGGACGCTGAAATGCGTCTAAATATCGAATGGATGGAAATAGATCGCTTTCTGACGGCGCGTGGAGATATCATTTCTTTTGATGGCGACGAATATATTAAGCGCCTTATCAATAAAAACAATATCAATGCAGTACGAGATAAATTTCTCGAGAGTATTGAAAAATGGGATGCGACTTTGGATGGCGACCCTAAAACGTTCATACGTGGTCATGATTTCGTAGAACTTGTTGCTTGGTCTATCAAGGCTTTCAAAGGAGTAAAGGAAATAGCCAGCGCCAGTGCATTTGAACGATTTATGGTATTGTCTGCAAAAGATTTTCCAGCAATTCTCGGTTGTATTGCGTAATACACTTCACTTTATATTTCCCCTGATTTCTGGAAATATCCGACTGGGCTGTTTTGGCAAAAACAGCCCGTTTCACGACTGACCATTTGGTCGATTACAGTCGGTCGCGACAGGCTCCTATCGGCCAGCTACAGCCCATCATGACCGGCATCGATGGGTCGATTTCTGCCCTTGGTGACAGACAGCAACCGGCCAAAAGAGGTCGTTAAAACTGCCTCAACTGGCTGTGTGCCCTGGTCTGCGTTATAGATACTTCGATCTATTTAGATGCCTGTGCGATGCAATTTGATCTGGCTGTTATGGGGACTTGGTGCTATCTCTCCATGCGGGCCGCGTTATTAGGCATTTAGTAATAGGCGAAAAAATTCTAGGAGCAGGCAGGGATGATCCTCACCGAAAATCAGCTCGACGAATGGGTTCTTGGAAACGCTCGTGATGCTCAAGGAGTGATAGTTGAATTAGTTTGGCGTTTGGTGGCTGCGTCGTGTCCAGCCCCGCTGGAGCGCCGGTTTCCATTGGGAGATAGCATCGGTCAACACGGCCCGGATGGTGTGTTGCATGTGAATCTATCTTTTGATCCCTTCGTACCGGAAGGAAGATCATTTTGGGAGGTAGGTACTGGGCTGAAAGCGGGTGATAAAGCTACCGCTGACTACAACGGCTTGGTCGAAGCAGTCCCCGAAAATATTCGGCGGCAGTCGAGCTTTGTATTTGTCACGCCCCGCTCCGGCAGAAGGGATTGGGAACACACTTGGAAGGAAGACGCGCAAGGGCGGTGGCTAGAGGATCGAATAGCCAGGGACGAGTGGGCCGAAGTAAGAGTCATTGACGGCACAAAGCTAATCGACTGGATTCGCCAATTCCCGGCGGTGGAGCTATGGCTTGCAAATATAATCATTGGGTTGCCTCCCCAAGCCATCGAGACACCGGACCAGCGCTGGAACTTGATTCGCTCTATTGGTGAGCCTCCATCCTTGATGCCCCGCGTCTTTCTTACAGGCAGGGATGAAGCCTGCTCAAAAATTCATGAGATTTTCGTTGGGAATGCAGTCCAATTAAAACTCAGCACCCGCTATCCAGATCAGGTTGTTGATTTTGTCTCTGCATATTTGGCTGAGCAGAGTGAAGAGTTCAGGGCTGATGCCGCAGGACGCTGTCTTGTAGTGTCCACGGTGGAAGGCTGGAAGGCTTTATCCGCTCAGAGAGAAAAACTCTTCCTGATTGCAGACTCCGGGCTAGATCTGAGCGGAGTTTCAGGCACCAAGTTGATCCAAATGGCAAGGCGTGCAGGACACGCAGTTATTTTTGGTGGCGCCGCGGGCGGTATCCCAGACCCTGCGAGTGCATCTTTGCACAATCCTCGTTCGCAGGATGTTAAAGAGGCACTCACACACTCGGGATACGGAGAGGAACGAGCGCGCTCATTGGCCCAGAAGTGTGCCGGAAATCTCGGATCCTTACTCCGGTGCCTCCAAAACCTTTCATTGATGCCTGAATGGGCTGAAGGATCTGTCGCATCGGAATTAGCAGTAGCGATGATGCTAGGGACTTGGGCTGATGAGTGTTCCGCTGATCGTACTATCGTGGAAACCCTAACGGGAAACTCCTACGGGGAGTGGATTGAGTCAATGCGAGTTGCAGCACTCGCCTCGGGCACTCCCCTAATTCATCAATATGGAGATTGGAAATTTAGCTTACGCTTTGAAGGCTGGTATGCGTTAGGTCCAAGAATATTTGACGAACATCTCGAACGATTTCGAACTATCGCTATTTCAGTATTCACAGAGGCAGATCCTCAATTTGATCTTCCTGTTGAGCAACGTTACGCGGCAGCTGTTCACGGCAAGGTTTTACTTCATTCGCAAGAATTAAGAAGGGGGTTGGCCGAAACCTTAGCTCTGTTAGGTAATCATGCTAACGCTTTGATTTCTTGTAAGCCTAATAAGGCGGAGGCGACTGTCTCCAATATCGTTTATGAAACGCTATCCGGTGCTGACTGGATTCGGTGGGCAAGTTTAGGAAATTTATTGCCCTTGTTTGCGGAAGCTGCACCCAGCATTTTTCTCAAAGCAGTTGAGGATGCATTGGCACAAGAAAACGGTCCTCTGGAGATCTTGTTTCGTCAAGAGGGTGGCGGAATAACGGGGCGAACTTATATTAGCGCGTTGCTGTGGTCATTAGAGACGTTAGCATGGGATCCTGTTTACTTAAACAGGGCGGTATACTGCCTTGCAGAGCTATGCGCGCTCGACCCAGGTGGGCAGTGGGCAAATCGTCCCGCAAACTCACTGAGAGATATTTTTCTCCCTTGGTATCCTCAAACATGTGCTTCTATAAAACAAAGATATGTAGCAGTATCACTTGTTGTAGATGAACATCCTTTGGTTGGTTGGAAGCTTTTATTGGCACTCTTGCCTAGTTCTCACTCATCATCTTCGGGGACTCGGAAACCCGAGTGGAGAGAAACGATTCCAGATGACTGGACAGACGGAGTAAAAGCATCAGATTACAATTCTCAGGTGCTACGATATGCAGAGATGCTCGTGGATGAAGTGACAAATGATCCTGCAAGACTTTCAGAAGTGCTAGATTGCATTGAATGCCTACCGTTAGAAGCTGGTGAAAGGTTTCTGAATTATTTGGAAGTCAAGGCGCCTGCTCTCTTGCCTGAGGACGATATTGTTGTTTTGTGGAACAAGTTGGTGGATGTTATTTCTAAACATCGAAGATTCATCGATTCTGAATGGGCAATGTCATCGGAGCGAATCAATAGGATCGCTGAAACGGCAGAAAAACTATCTCCTAAATCGCCAGCCTTTATCCATCGCCGCCTATTCAGTGAAAGGGACTTTGATTTTTATGAGGAAGGAGGGAGCTTTGAAGAAAAAAGCCAGCGCCTTAGCCTGAGACGTGAAAAAGCTTTGGTCGAAATCGAAGCCTTGGGTGGTTATGCATCCATCATAAGTTTTGCATTAGTCGTGAAGTCTTCTTGGCGAGTAGGAATCGCATATGGAAAAATTGCTTCTGGTCAAGTCGATTCGATAATTCTGCCTGGCTTAATAAATAGCAGCGATAGCAAGCTTGTCAGTTTTGTCGAAGGGTTTGTGTGGGGCAGGTTTAGTTCGCTGGGTTGGTCTTGGGTTGACCAACTTGATCTATTGAAATGGACATCATTTGACAAGGGCGTTTTCTTATCATATTTACCTTTCAATGACAAAACTTGGGAGTATGTGGGGCGATTACTCGCATCTGACGATGATCAATATTGGCGGGCCACGCCTGCCAATTTTTTTGAGGAATCTGAAAATATTGATTTTGCCATTGATAAGCTCATCATTAATGATCGCCCAAACGCAGCGTTAAGGTGTATTGGTGTTTGCATTCATAGAGAATCGCCATTCAATCCTCAATTAGCTGTGAAGGCACTTTTAGCAGCGCTTCGCTCAAATGAACCTCAAAGTTCTATTGACTCATATCAGACTACGGAGATTATTAAAGCACTGCAGTGCCGTTCTGATGTGAGTTTGAATGAGATAGTTAATATCGAATGGGCATACTTGCCATTGCTGGACAAACATAGCGATGGCTCACCTGTTTTTTTGTGGAAAAAGCTCGCTCACGAACCTGATTTTTTCTGCGAGGTCATACGTCTCGTTTTCAATCCTAAGCATGAGAACGCGACTGAGGATGCAACTCCTCTTGATGAAGGGCAGCAAAGGGTCGCGACCAATGCCTATCGCCTTTTAAGTAATTGGCAGCAACTGCCGGGGCTGGCACTAAGCGGTGAACTTGACGGGGATTTTTTTAAGAACTGGATTAGTTCCGTGAAAGAGATTTGCACCACGTCTGGACATCTGGAAGTGGCATTGTCCATGATCGGCCATTGCCTCACCTATGCACCACAGGATCCCGATGGACTTTGGATTCATCGCTCGGTAGCCACCGTATTAAACGCAAAAGATGCAGAGCCCATGCGAGATGGTTATAGAACAGCTTTGTACAATCAGCGCGGAGCACATTGGGTTGACCCTACAGGTGCCGGGGAGAGAGTCTTAGCTGAGGGGTACAGGTCCAAAGCAAGCGACTTAGAGGAGGCGGGGTATCATCGTCTTTCAACCTCGCTGCGAGATATGGCAGAGTCTTATGAACGTGAAGCTGAGTTCGTTGTTGCGAGAAGTATTAAGAGAGATTTATGAAGCTGTCATTCAAAAGTAGCTTTGTGAGTTTTTGCTAAAAAGGGCCCATGAGGGCCCTTTTTTAGGTGAAGCTATTTTACTTCTTCAGCCATCCTTCGACGACGTCGGCACCGTGCTCTGCTTTCCACTCTTTCAAAGCTTTGTGATTCCCACCTTTGGTTTCGATCACTTCCCCGGTATTCGGGTTTTTGTAGATCTTGAGTTCGCGTGGCTTGCGTGTGCTGGCAGCCGGAGCCGCAGATTGGCGTCGGGCGGTGGTTTGTGGATCGAGCAGATTAATGATGTGCTTCAGGCTGAAACCATACTGATCGAGCAGCTTGCGCAGCTTCGTTTCGAACTCCATTTCTTTCTTCAGTCCATCATCGCCTTTCAGTGCTTCCAGTGCCTGGAGTTGCTCGGCGAGATGT is a genomic window containing:
- a CDS encoding ATP-binding protein yields the protein MQEPLISAIRIQGLFGMYTYNLPEEGTLSNAAILYGDNGFGKSTILRLAFHLLSAATNRGHRNALFDTYFHSLEVDLSNGILLGVTRHLAADHEEQGKAKKLSLYIKKNEEFIALWDWVPKSANNEGAYHFYFDDDGKQILKFSKEEPSLPIDTEKYGEEVYIQALEALTPTTFILNADRRLDSDSVSDPSDEMELRRVMRYEEPKRINDLVVRSREIALSQAINSAARWISRKAVHSANRGSENVHQAYSQVLKHLVSSKKAVGEPTDVNELQKQLSNIEIKTAELAKYELATPLNMVEFKKSLSTKSKPKSTLAAGLLKPYIDSLNGRLAALDLIYELVDKFVEMVNDFLSDKKISYKVSQGFSVQNAKGFPLDWGNLSSGEQQLLLLFCYVLTGRDKPCVFIIDEPEISLNVKWQRQLIRSLLEITKGSEVQFIFASHSMELLAQHRQRVVRLVNKNG
- a CDS encoding DUF4435 domain-containing protein — its product is MVEFPRRSIEELQARYTFEPELDDIYVEGVFDQEIFIECLKGTGRSDRVVYAIDTVDVSAETLEKYGLTSGNKQRVIALARELSTLNGDLKYRCVVDRDLDQWFGRLEITPRLSWLDCCSIELYFFGSIERIVVVAGRAKIVNFNDFHASFVSVLKKLYSYRLADAEMRLNIEWMEIDRFLTARGDIISFDGDEYIKRLINKNNINAVRDKFLESIEKWDATLDGDPKTFIRGHDFVELVAWSIKAFKGVKEIASASAFERFMVLSAKDFPAILGCIA
- a CDS encoding histone-like nucleoid-structuring protein, MvaT/MvaU family; the encoded protein is MSKLAEYRQLEKHLAEQLQALEALKGDDGLKKEMEFETKLRKLLDQYGFSLKHIINLLDPQTTARRQSAAPAASTRKPRELKIYKNPNTGEVIETKGGNHKALKEWKAEHGADVVEGWLKK